The DNA region CGGGTAACGAGATCAAAACTGTTACAGAGCAAATCAACGGCTTGTAACCCTAAATTGAAATCGTCATTACCACATGAtatcatgttaaatattaaacaaGAGCCTCAGGACCAGGACTATGATCAATCATCCGGTACTTTTACTATAGAGGCTAGTGAAATGAAACAAGAACCACCAACTGATCTACACAATGACAATGTATGTAGTGCTGTTGTAACTAAGACTGAACGTGCTGTTGTAACTAAGACTGAATGCAAGTCAAGGAAACGGGGTAAACAGACTATAGGGTATGAACAATTACAGATTAAGTCTGAAGAAACGGACTCAGATTTTCACATCAAACTAGAAAATGGCCAAAAGAAAACGAAGTGGGAGCCATCAAACTGGAGAACCCAACTTgataatattattgaaatgaGAAAAGACAGAAGTGCACCAGTAGACACCATGGGTTGTGATGAAATTAGTGACAGGGATTCAAAGCCGGAGGTTTGTATCTGTTTATGACTTGACATCATTGATATATAAAGAGTCTATTGTCGAGGACTTTATTAATTTTGATGCATTGAGGcgtctgtgatgttgacactatgaaaaaatattaatgtatggtagaaaaattatattatttataatcaaacatgggtctatCAGGTGGACAGAGATAGCTCCAAcctgaccagccaaaatctttcactctgGTGGAGATATCCCTGTTCAGTTGACAGACCTGTGTAAGATTCTAATACAAATCTGTACATGGGTACTGGTGATTGACCAAGACTATACCAAGTTCatttttatgaaacaaatatcataaaatgtaaaacttccaaatttcatattgattttgTAAATTGTCTTTATACTTTTATTATCCTTCATATTCCAGGTATATCGCTATCAAGTATTGCTATCATTGATGCTTTCGAGTCAAACAAAAGATCAGGTGACATCAGCAGCTATTTCCAGACTTAGGGCACATGGTTGTACCGTCGAGAACATCCTTAAAACATCTGATGAGCAGCTTGGAAAACTTATATACCCTGTAGGCTTCTGGAAGGTAAGAGTTTATACTGATTATATACCCTGTAGACTTCTGGAAGGTAAGAGTTTATACTGATTATATACTCTGTAGGCTTCTGGAAGGTAAGAGTTTATACTGATTATATACCCAGTAGACTTCTGGAAGATAAGAGTTTATACTGATTATATACCCTGTAGACTTCTGGAAGGTAAGAGTTTATACTGATTATATACCCTGTAGGCTTCTGGAAGGTAAGAGTTCATACTGATTATATACCCTGTAGGCTTCTGGAAGGTAAGAGTTTATACTGATTATATACCCTGTAGACTTCTGGAAGGTAAGAGTTCATACTGATTATATACCCTGTAGACTTCTGGAAGGTAAGAGTTTATACTGATTATATACCCTGTAGGCTTCTGGAAGGTAAGAGTTCATACTGATTATATACCCAGTAGACTTCTGGAAGGTAAGAGTTTATACTGATTATATACCCACTAGACTTCTGGAAGGTAAGAGTTTATACTGATTATATACCCAGTAGACTTCTGGAAGGTAAGAGGTTCATACTGATTATATACCCAGTAGACTTCTGGAAGGTAAGAGTTTATACTGATTATATACCCTGTAGACTTCTGGAAGGTAAGAGTTCATACTGATTATATACCCTGTAGACTTCTGGAAGGTAAGAGTTTATACTGATTATATACCCTGTAGACTTCTGGAAGGTATTTACGAGTTCATACTGATTATATACCCTGTAGACATCTGGAAGGTAAGAGTTTATACTGATTATATACC from Argopecten irradians isolate NY chromosome 5, Ai_NY, whole genome shotgun sequence includes:
- the LOC138322699 gene encoding endonuclease III-like protein 1 isoform X1, with the translated sequence MTRVAFLVNKKTVCRDLTDTYKRLASVTLGSSKMADHTNSPYFQQGRVTRSKLLQSKSTACNPKLKSSLPHDIMLNIKQEPQDQDYDQSSGTFTIEASEMKQEPPTDLHNDNVCSAVVTKTERAVVTKTECKSRKRGKQTIGYEQLQIKSEETDSDFHIKLENGQKKTKWEPSNWRTQLDNIIEMRKDRSAPVDTMGCDEISDRDSKPEVYRYQVLLSLMLSSQTKDQVTSAAISRLRAHGCTVENILKTSDEQLGKLIYPVGFWKKKVIYIKKTTTILRDDYNSDIPKTVEDLCKLPGVGPKMAYLTMKSAWDEVVGIGVDTHVHRISNWLGWVKKPTKTPEETRKALEDWLPREYWKTINHLLVGFGQKTCLPVRPKCTSCLNQQICAVGRATVKKMGVKVKKENELRVKKEEML
- the LOC138322699 gene encoding endonuclease III-like protein 1 isoform X2, whose protein sequence is MTRVAFLVNKKTVCRDLTDTYKRLASVTLGSSKMADHTNSPYFQQGRVTRSKLLQSKSTACNPKLKSSLPHDIMLNIKQEPQDQDYDQSSGTFTIEASEMKQEPPTDLHNDNVCSAVVTKTERAVVTKTECKSRKRGKQTIGYEQLQIKSEETDSDFHIKLENGQKKTKWEPSNWRTQLDNIIEMRKDRSAPVDTMGCDEISDRDSKPEVYRYQVLLSLMLSSQTKDQVTSAAISRLRAHGCTVENILKTSDEQLGKLIYPVGFWKKKVIYIKKTTTILRDDYNSDIPKTVEDLCKLPGVGPKMAYLTMKSAWDEVVGIGVDTHVHRISNWLGWVKKPTKTPEETRKALEDWLPREYWDKIDLPLVGFGQTICTAVKPKCGICLNQQICSVGRANMKMSKVKIKHEGMKIKEES